In the Sorghum bicolor cultivar BTx623 chromosome 4, Sorghum_bicolor_NCBIv3, whole genome shotgun sequence genome, ATATCGAAAACGCTATCACAATATAAAAAACGAAAGCGATCGGTATGTTCCGTTTTCATCCGACTGCTTGTTTAGCTGCCGCTGGCTCGCTCTACGGCACAACGACAATTATATATCCTATAAAAACAAACGTCATTAAGCTAATTATTTTGCATCTTCTTGTGTCATATTTTCATCCACTCCTCTATACAATTAAATGTCCACTTACAAATGGTTTCAGTAGTGGATACAGTTACCTACATATGATCATAAACACATATTACTAGTATTATTCTCCCACGTAAGTTACTGTCTTTCTCTTCGAAAACTGACTACTAATAATCAAATTATATAGAGATAACTCGATAAAGTACAATGAAGTATTTATATTTCTCCTTCATATTCGTGTCAACGCGCGGGATCCTCCTAGTTGACTAAGATAGAACGAATTAAAGATATAGAATAAAAAGGTATTCTGTAAAAAAGAATGAATTGAGAATAAGAAAATTGCAAAAAAGAACTGAAAATGACaatttattaaaataaaaatattttattccTTTTCACCTAACCTCATCGCCTGCAGCTGCAGATGCTCTCATCTTGATTATTATTGGCGCGTGGCCGATGAGCATCTGCATGTCTGCCAACAGTACCCGTGGGGTGTTTGCATCGGagtgttaaaatttaatatgtattatagtatttttgttttatttaataattagtatttaattatagactaattagatttaaaaatttgtctcataaattattttttagttatgtttttagttttgtaaacaatatatatttaatattctatgtattAGTCTAAATATTCAATGTGATAAGAGTTAAAAAAATCAGCTAACTGATAGCGTGCTTGGTGCCATTTGACTTGCCACTAAAATTTATTGTTACAATCATGTGACACGATTGCAACAGCAAGTGCAGATTCATGCGCATTCCAGATCTGCTTAGGCCTTGGTCTTTTAGTTGGggaaattttttagttttggctagcgtagcattttcgtttgtatttagtaacTATTATTTAATCttagattaactagactcaaaagatttgtctcgcaaattacaaacaaactatgtaattagttatttcttttatctatatttaatgctctatgcatgcgtctaaagattcgatttgacggaaaattttgaaaacttttggaaactaaacaagacttgcaaaatagacattctgtcactttcgtttatatttgataaatattgtctaatcatggactaactaggctaaaaaaaTTCATCccgtaaattatagacaaactgtgtaattagttacttttaatttatatttaatgcttcatatatgtgCCCTAAGCTTCCTTGTGATGAGGaggaaaattttacaaaattcattagtaactaaacaaggccttacttccctaagagcaactccaacagctttgctATTCTTATTATGAAGGCCTTTTAGAATTTGTATAGTAGAGAAATAGATTCCAATAaatgtgctatttggttttgtaaaatagaaagtttgctattccttgattttcgttggccatatatagccaaccattgacactagctatctgatagcaaggctgttgtggacctcttcttttttaagaagttttctattttacaaaatggctaaacattagaatttagctactaattttagctaagctcttggagatgctctaatctcGTGCAGGCAAAGGTTGCCATGCAGTAACTAACACATAAGCTTGTGTTAAAATATCTCAGTAAACGTGTTACTAACCCTCTTAGCATTCTTAGCCCGTAAATAACTAATAGTATATTCTATTCTAAGAGAAACTACGAACATTAAGACTAGCTAGTATATTCTAGGAAGAAAGCACAGTACTACGTACAGCTTTCAAAACTTACCGTGGCGTTTCTAAACGAGCATGAATCTCACACGAAGAGAGATCTCTTCAGCAATATTTTTCAGCAaacaaataatatttttctctcacaccaTTTCAATATAAACCAAATTTTAGCAATGATCAAATGAATAGTTATTCTTCAGCGAACGAAATTATAAGCAGTTCTATTCTGCTAtattacttaggccttgtttagttcgcaaaattttttgtttttgggtactgtagcatttcgtttttatttgacaaacattgtccgatcacagagtaactaggcttaaaagattcatctcacgaattacagataaactgtgtaattagtttttatttttgtctatatttaatgctccatgcatgcgatcaaagattcgatgtgacgtgaaatcttgaaaatttttgtgaactaaataaggccttaacaGTATTTTTCTGCGAACGAACTATCAACTATCAATGGAATATTCAGATTCGCTGTGCTGGCGATAACGTGCGGCGACGACGAGGAGAACATGCGAGATGAAAAGATAAATCTGTTTCATTTCCATTTTGGCCTGATTTAGTTCTCAAAgatatttaaaattttttatcacatcaaatatttggacgtatgtatagagtattacatatagataaaaaataattaattacacagtttaattataatttgcgaaacaaatcttttaagccatggTTGAATAATAAAtgtcaaatactccctccatctcaaattcccaagaatcttagagagtcaaactatcctaaatttgaccaaatttatatgataaaattattattattataataccaactaagtatcattagattcgtccttaattatattttcttaACATACTtactttatgttacaaatcttagtatttttctctataattttggtcaaacttaaaaatattttaactcttcaagatttttggaatgacttatagtttaaaatagagggagtacaaacaaaaaaaatactataataacCGAACCCAAACTTATTATCCGCCACCCGAATAGTGAATCGCTGAATCACTGTAGAGCTATTCTGCAGCAATTCCAGGAGAACAATACGGAAATAGTGCGTGACACGAGGACGGTGTTGCTACGGGTCTGTTTGGTTCGTGTTCTACTCTAAGCCTGGCTAGCTTTTTGAGTCAGGTCACACTTAACCAGATTAACACAAGCCAATACCTACTTATTTGGTTGGAGTGATTGCTGAAGCCTAGCTaagttttggtttgtttggtTGCGTGGGGGGAGTTTGTGAGATGCCGGACCTCGTTCTCACCTTCCTCGTCGCTGGGCTGTGCCCCGAGGACCAGCGGGTTCCTGGTGGGCTGGGTCGCTgggagcagcagcaggcgcgGCGGGTTCCTGGTGGGCTGGGAGCGCCGCGGccggagcagcagcaggcgcgCGCGGCGGGTTCCTGGTGGGCTGGGAGCGCGGcggctggagcagcagcaggtgcGCGCGGCGGTTCCTGGTGGGCTGGGAGCACCGCGGccggagcagcagcaggcgcaCGTGGCGGGTTCCTGGTGGGCTGGGAGCGCGGCGGccggagcagcagcaggcgcgCGTGGCGGGTTCCTGGTGGCTGGGAGCGCCGCGGccggagcagcagcaggcgTGCGGCGGCGGCACGCGTCGCCGAGCGCGCGGCCACCCGCCGACTGTCGGGTGCCTGTGCTTCGAGCGCGCGGCCACCCGCCGACCGACCACATCCACGAcgtcctcgaggtcttcgaggagcACCTCCGCGCCGCtgagtccgccgccgccgccacacctCCCTCATCTAAGCGCCGTGACAAGGGCACGCGCGGCAGGGCTCCTGCTGTCGCCACTACACCTGCGCCGCCGGCGCGGAGCAGCCCCGAGTCCCCGGAGCCCGCCGCTTTCGAGGTGGCGGCCCAGGAACCGCCCTCGTTGCCGCTCCTTCCTTCCTGCCCTTCTACCGCGCTGAGTCCCGCGACGTGCCTCTCCGAGAACGatgccgccgcggccgccggcgAGGGGGAGTCAGCGAGGTGcggctggaggaggaggagggagcgAGGTGCGGGAGGTGAGACGACCACACGAGCGCTAGGCCAAGCCTGGCTTCGACAGAACGATGGATTTTACCGTTTCCGTGGAGCCATCAAAATTGTACGGATGAGGCTTGTGCAAGCCTGGCTAATGGGTCTTACAAGGAACCAAACAAGCCCATGTTGTATTACGCAAGCCTGGCTAGGGGCTAAGCCGGGGAACCAAACACGCTCTACATCTTTTGAGGAACCTGGGTGCGTCTGAGAGACTCGGTGATGCCCGTGGCGAGGCAGTAGGCCACGGACTGGATGGTAACCATGGGGTTGACGCCCACGGCGCTGGGCAGGACGCTGCCGTCGCACACGTACAGGCTCTGGGACTTACCTATATTCAATCGGTTCTCTCTACCATTCCTATTTATTATATGGTTACCATCATCTTCTCCAAATCCTTTATAGCTGAACTGACAACTATTATTAAAAGATTTTGGTGGGCAGGAATTCAGGAGGAGAATGCCACTAACCCTATTCACTTCAGATCCTGGGAAGATATCTGTCAATCCGGTCAAAACGGTGGTCTAGGCATAAGAGATCTTCGTCTTGTCAACAAAAGCCTCATAATGCACACTGTTTATACCTTGGCAACAAATAAAAACCCTTTTTTAGCCCAAGTAATCAAAGCTAAATATTACCCTAACTCTTCTTTTTGGAACTCTACTAATAATGTAGCCAGATCGGCCTTTTGGTCTTCTATCCTGCAGGTAAAACAGGAACTCTTAGACAGTGTGCAAATTCAACTCCATCAAGGCAACAGCTATATTTGGTCCTCCCCATGGTGTGATATCGGGGACTCCATCCatgatcatctcctcctccCGGTCACAACGACGCCTCTTCCCAGCACTGTAAATCAACTCTGGTACCCAGGCACTCGCCAATGAAACATTCCCCTACTCACAAACACTTTTGACAATCAAGCGGTTCAACACATCATAAATACCCCTGTTGTTGACAGTGCAGACATTGACATTCTGAGATGGACTTCTGCCAAAGATGAAATGGGGACCACAAAAGCTATTTTCAAATATCTCTCTGCTATTAACACTGTGCAAATTCCTTCGACAGGTGCCATAAGCATTATTCCCCAGGCTAACACAATTCTATACAGGGTATGGAAATACACTACTATTCCTCCAATCATTAAAACTTTCACCTGGAGGCTTATGCGAAGAGCACTAGCCACAGTTGACAGAGCCACCAGATTCTCTCCCACAGGTAACAATAGATGTGACAAATGCAACATGATTAAAAATAACTCCCATCTATTCTTCCACTGTATTCTACCCAGACAGGTATGGCTCACAGCTAATCCCTCCATTAATACATCCAACTTCGCTCCAGAATTAGATGGTGTCTAATCAACCTTggctctcatcatcactgatAATACTCCTGAACCTTTACTCTGCAAAATTCTTTATACTCTCTGGTTCATTTGGAAAGCCAGGAACGATTACCATTTCAACACGAAGGAATGGACGCC is a window encoding:
- the LOC110434829 gene encoding uncharacterized protein C10orf95-like, encoding MVTIQSVAYCLATGITESLRRTQAWPSARVVVSPPAPRSLLLLQPHLADSPSPAAAAASFSERHVAGLSAVEGQEGRSGNEGGSWAATSKAAGSGDSGLLRAGGAGVVATAGALPRVPLSRRLDEGGVAAAADSAARRCSSKTSRTSWMWSVGGWPRARSTGTRQSAGGRALGDACRRRTPAAAPAAALPATRNPPRAPAAAPAAALPAHQEPATCACCCSGRGAPSPPGTAARTCCCSSRRAPSPPGTRRARLLLLRPRRSQPTRNPPRLLLLPATQPTRNPLVLGAQPSDEEE